A genomic segment from Nicotiana sylvestris chromosome 1, ASM39365v2, whole genome shotgun sequence encodes:
- the LOC104211066 gene encoding uncharacterized protein, with protein MERKQGFFSALKEEVVRGLSPGRSRAKSPARSGSPITSLLRRKKNTNNSSSSSHYVANSEALISRSGSLRPLGETLTPLMEGPDPDGGEVGDSKRVGSGLGHWMKGQLSRTPSVASSAYAKRSDLRLLLGVMGAPLAPVHVSTSDPLPHLSIKDTPIETSSAQYILQQYTAASGGQKLQNSIKNAYAMGKLKMLASEFETPTKVVKNRNSARAAESGGFVLWQMNPDMWYVELAVGGSKVHAGCNGKLVWRHTPWLGAHTAKGPVRPLRRALQGLDPRSTASMFANARCIGEKKINGEDCFILKLCADPHTLKARSEGPAEIIRHVLFGYFSQKTGLLVHMEDSHLTRIQSNGGDAVYWETTINSFLDDYRPVEGIMIAHSGRSVVTLFRFGEMAMSHTKTRMEEAWTIEEVAFNVPGLSMDCFIPPADLRSGSISEACELPQDERGKSAISLAHHRAKVAALEKTHDGSMDNMVWKVEI; from the exons ATGGAGAGAAAACAAGGGTTCTTCTCGGCGTTAAAGGAAGAAGTGGTGCGTGGATTATCTCCGGGACGGTCAAGAGCGAAGAGTCCGGCAAGAAGCGGGTCGCCCATTACGAGTTTACTACGGAGGAAGAAGAATACTAATAATAGCAGTAGTAGTAGTCATTACGTGGCGAATTCTGAGGCGTTGATCTCGAGATCAGGGAGTTTGAGGCCGTTAGGGGAGACGTTAACGCCGCTAATGGAAGGTCCGGATCCGGACGGCGGAGAAGTCGGGGATTCGAAGCGGGTCGGGTCGGGTTTAGGACATTGGATGAAAGGGCAGCTTTCTAGGACTCCCTCGGTAGCGTCGAGTGCGTACGCTAAGAGGTCTGATCTGAGACTGTTGCTTGGTGTTATGGGTGCTCCTCTCGCCCCGGTGCACGTTAGCACCAGTGACCCCTTGCCTCATCTTAGCATCAAAGATACACCCATT GAAACTTCATCAGCGCAGTACATATTGCAGCAATATACTGCTGCATCAGGAGGGCAAAAGCTGCAGAATTCTATCAAGAATGCGTATGCCATGGGAAAACTGAAGATGTTAGCTTCTGAATTTGAAACCCCAACAAAGGTGGTTAAGAATAGGAATTCTGCTAGAGCTGCTGAGTCTGGTGGATTTGTTCTCTGGCAAATGAATCCTGACATGTGGTATGTGGAGCTTGCTGTTGGTGGAAGCAAGGTTCATGCCGGCTGCAATGGCAAGCTTGTGTGGAGACATACACCTTGGCTTGGTGCACATACTGCAAAAGGACCTGTTCGGCCACTGCGACGAGCCCTTCAG GGTCTTGATCCAAGATCTACTGCCAGTATGTTTGCCAATGCAAGATGCATTGGTGAGAAGAAGATCAATGGGGAGGACTGCTTCATTCTGAAGCTCTGTGCTGATCCTCACACGTTGAAGGCCAGAAGTGAAGGACCAGCGGAAATTATAAGGCACGTCTTATTTGGCTACTTCAGCCAGAAGACTGGCCTTCTTGTTCACATGGAGGATTCGCATCTCACCAGGATCCAATCTAACGGAGGAGATGCAGTTTACTGGGAGACAACTATCAACTCATTCTTAGATGATTACCGCCCTGTAGAAGGAATCATGATTGCCCATTCTGGGCGATCTGTAGTCACACTTTTCCGTTTTGGGGAGATGGCTATGAGTCATACCAAAACTAGGATGGAAGAAGCTTGGACAATAGAAGAGGTTGCATTTAACGTCCCAGGATTATCGATGGACTGCTTTATCCCACCAGCTGATCTGAGATCAGGGTCTATAAGCGAAGCCTGTGAGCTCCCTCAAGATGAAAGGGGAAAAAGTGCAATTTCACTTGCCCATCACCGTGCTAAGGTTGCAGCGCTGGAGAAAACTCATGATGGCAGCATGGATAACATGGTGTGGAAGGTGGAAATCTAA